The following coding sequences are from one Formosa haliotis window:
- a CDS encoding SPFH domain-containing protein, which yields MPILFPFIFLAIVVLILSFFTVKQQSAAIIERFGKFQSIRHSGLQFKIPIIDRVAGRMSLKIQQLDVIVETKTLDDVFVRLKISVQFKVIQEKVYDAFYKLDYAHDQITSYVFDVVRAEVPKMKLDDVFVKKDDIAIAVKTELNDAMLDYGYDIIKTLVTDIDPDAQVKAAMNRINASEREKIAAQFEGDAQRILIVEKAKAEAESKRLQGQGIADQRREIARGLEESVEVLNRVGINSQEASALIVVTQHYDTLQSLGEETNSNLILLPNSPQAGSNMLNDMVASFVASNQIGEAMKESKKKNKELE from the coding sequence ATGCCCATTTTATTTCCTTTTATCTTTCTTGCGATAGTAGTTTTAATACTATCCTTTTTTACCGTAAAACAACAGTCTGCCGCCATTATAGAACGCTTCGGAAAATTTCAAAGTATTCGCCATTCTGGTTTACAATTTAAAATTCCTATTATTGATCGCGTAGCAGGACGCATGAGTTTAAAAATTCAGCAATTAGATGTTATTGTTGAAACAAAAACCTTAGACGACGTATTTGTTCGATTAAAAATTTCTGTACAGTTTAAAGTAATTCAAGAAAAAGTATACGATGCCTTTTATAAACTAGATTACGCTCACGATCAAATTACATCTTACGTTTTTGATGTGGTTCGTGCCGAAGTTCCTAAAATGAAATTAGACGATGTATTTGTTAAAAAAGATGATATTGCTATTGCCGTAAAAACAGAGCTTAACGATGCTATGTTAGATTATGGATACGACATTATTAAAACTCTTGTAACAGATATTGATCCAGACGCACAGGTTAAAGCGGCCATGAACCGTATTAATGCTTCCGAACGTGAAAAGATTGCCGCGCAGTTTGAAGGTGATGCACAACGTATACTTATTGTTGAAAAAGCAAAAGCCGAAGCAGAAAGCAAGCGCTTACAAGGACAAGGTATTGCCGACCAACGTCGTGAAATTGCTCGCGGTTTAGAAGAATCTGTAGAAGTTTTAAATCGTGTTGGTATTAATTCGCAAGAAGCTTCTGCTTTAATTGTGGTTACACAACACTACGATACGCTACAATCTTTAGGAGAAGAAACCAATAGTAATTTAATATTATTACCTAATTCTCCTCAAGCGGGAAGTAATATGTTAAACGATATGGTCGCTAGTTTTGTAGCTAGTAATCAAATTGGTGAAGCCATGAAAGAATCTAAAAAGAAGAATAAAGAATTAGAATAA
- the mnmG gene encoding tRNA uridine-5-carboxymethylaminomethyl(34) synthesis enzyme MnmG, translating to MFDKVYDVIVVGAGHAGSEAAAAAANMGSSTLLITMNLQNIAQMSCNPAMGGIAKGQIVREIDALGGYSGIVSDTSAIQFKMLNKSKGPAMWSPRVQSDRMRFAEDWRMMLEGTPNLDFYQDMVSGLIMDGDQVAGVKTSLGIAVRGKSVVLTNGTFLNGLIHIGDKNFGGGRAGERAATGITEQLVDLGFTSGRMKTGTPPRVDGRSLDYSKMVEQPGDEKPEKFSYSPITKPLTNQRSCYMTYTSTLVHDLLREGFDRSPMFNGRIKSLGPRYCPSIEDKINRFADKDRHQLFIEPEGWNTCEVYVNGFSTSLPEDVQFKALRSVAGFENVKFFRPGYAIEYDYFPPTQLKHTLETKLVNGLYFAGQINGTTGYEEAASQGLMAGINASLKVQERDEFILKRNEAYIGVLIDDLITKGTEEPYRMFTSRAEYRTLLRQDNADFRLTPKGFEIGLASVDRLKRMELKQKKSELFVQFFKDLSVKPEVINPILESKESAAVNQSGKLFKVFARPNIDMDDVRKIDEVEQFIADHELDREIIEQAEIQVKYSGYIEKEKQNADKLTRLEDIKIPTNFDYSKIKSMSFEAREKLKNIQPTSISQASRISGVSPNDISVLLVYMGR from the coding sequence ATGTTCGATAAAGTTTACGATGTAATTGTTGTTGGAGCTGGTCATGCAGGAAGTGAAGCCGCTGCTGCTGCCGCAAATATGGGGAGTAGTACATTGTTAATTACAATGAATTTACAAAACATAGCTCAGATGTCTTGTAACCCTGCTATGGGAGGTATTGCTAAAGGGCAAATAGTTCGTGAAATTGACGCTTTAGGAGGATATAGTGGAATTGTTAGTGATACATCAGCGATCCAATTTAAGATGCTAAATAAATCTAAGGGACCTGCTATGTGGAGTCCGAGGGTGCAAAGTGATCGTATGCGTTTTGCGGAAGATTGGCGTATGATGTTAGAAGGTACTCCTAATTTAGATTTCTATCAAGATATGGTATCTGGTTTAATAATGGATGGGGATCAGGTTGCAGGGGTTAAAACTTCCCTTGGTATTGCTGTTCGAGGGAAATCTGTTGTATTAACTAATGGTACATTTTTAAATGGTTTAATTCATATTGGCGATAAGAATTTTGGTGGTGGTAGAGCAGGGGAAAGAGCTGCTACGGGTATAACAGAACAATTGGTAGATTTAGGATTTACTTCTGGAAGAATGAAGACAGGAACACCTCCTCGTGTTGACGGGCGATCTTTAGATTATTCTAAAATGGTAGAACAGCCTGGGGATGAAAAACCAGAAAAGTTTTCTTATTCTCCAATCACAAAACCATTAACAAATCAGCGGTCTTGTTATATGACATATACGAGTACGTTGGTGCATGATTTATTACGAGAAGGTTTTGATAGGAGTCCAATGTTTAATGGTCGAATTAAAAGTTTAGGACCTAGATATTGTCCATCCATCGAAGATAAAATTAATCGTTTTGCAGATAAAGATCGTCATCAATTGTTTATTGAACCGGAAGGTTGGAATACATGCGAAGTATATGTAAATGGTTTTTCTACGTCTTTACCAGAAGATGTGCAATTTAAAGCATTGCGATCTGTCGCTGGTTTTGAAAATGTAAAATTCTTTAGACCAGGTTATGCCATAGAATATGATTATTTTCCACCTACCCAATTGAAACATACTCTAGAAACTAAACTTGTAAATGGTTTATATTTTGCTGGTCAAATTAATGGAACTACAGGTTATGAAGAAGCCGCTTCTCAAGGATTAATGGCAGGTATAAATGCTAGTCTTAAAGTTCAGGAGCGTGATGAATTTATATTAAAACGTAATGAAGCTTATATAGGTGTTCTTATTGATGATTTAATTACTAAGGGCACAGAAGAACCGTATAGAATGTTTACATCTCGTGCTGAATATAGAACACTGTTGAGACAGGATAATGCTGATTTTAGGTTAACCCCTAAAGGTTTTGAAATAGGTTTAGCTTCAGTAGACCGATTAAAACGCATGGAATTAAAACAAAAAAAATCGGAATTGTTTGTTCAGTTTTTTAAAGATTTAAGTGTAAAACCAGAAGTTATTAATCCTATTTTAGAAAGTAAGGAATCGGCTGCTGTAAATCAATCAGGGAAATTATTTAAAGTATTTGCCCGTCCAAATATCGATATGGATGATGTGCGTAAGATTGACGAGGTAGAACAGTTTATAGCTGATCATGAGTTGGATCGTGAAATTATTGAACAAGCAGAAATTCAGGTTAAATATTCTGGGTATATAGAAAAGGAAAAACAAAATGCAGATAAATTAACTCGTCTAGAGGATATTAAAATTCCAACCAATTTTGATTATTCTAAGATCAAATCCATGAGTTTTGAAGCTCGTGAAAAACTAAAAAATATTCAACCCACGAGTATCTCACAAGCATCTAGAATTAGTGGTGTTTCACCAAACGATATTTCTGTTTTATTAGTTTATATGGGTCGATAA
- the ybeY gene encoding rRNA maturation RNase YbeY encodes MVYFNYETDFELANETSLANWIHATILEEGCKEGEINYIFCDDDYLHKLNVEFLDHDTLTDVISFDYSVGKELHGDIYISVERVKDNASDFGTDFVDELNRVIIHGVLHYCGYKDKSDEDAKQMRSKEDFYLSKLN; translated from the coding sequence ATGGTATATTTTAATTACGAAACAGATTTTGAATTGGCTAATGAAACTAGTTTAGCTAATTGGATACATGCTACAATTCTTGAAGAGGGTTGTAAGGAAGGTGAAATTAATTATATTTTTTGTGATGATGATTATCTTCATAAATTGAATGTAGAGTTCTTAGATCATGATACTTTAACAGATGTGATTAGTTTTGATTACTCAGTCGGAAAAGAGCTACATGGAGATATTTACATATCTGTTGAGCGTGTTAAAGACAATGCTTCCGATTTTGGAACTGATTTTGTAGATGAATTAAATCGGGTTATTATTCATGGAGTTTTGCACTATTGTGGCTATAAAGATAAGTCGGATGAAGATGCTAAACAGATGAGAAGTAAGGAGGATTTTTATCTTTCTAAACTTAATTAG
- a CDS encoding sensor histidine kinase produces the protein MHLRTLILIIINSLIFLVILMLSITFYNQFSKVLDDRILLQLNSIKTLKQIQVENLINTEWQYFLNDESQESHPDLSQFDLPEALLQTTGIYDFTSYNKNKRSAIGFVLHRDGKTRVALMNHQKIKNILLERAGMGESGESYLVGEDFTMRSQSRFYPEKIPATITVKTEGVLDGFLGQDGRGVFQDYRGVEVFSVYSLISISKLKLVILSEIDISEVMAPLKQLKIRLLGLIILIMIIAIILSIFLTNIITKPINNMRRSLNVMAAGDYSQINKIDKSSYEINEMFEALDLLKKSLQGAVTYSKELGKMNLNTHYTPKGENDVLGKSLIKMRDKLIEFRNKENVNRIHTKRQLVDGLENERHRLSRELHDGIGPLLTSLKFYVENKVEDKTKKQDMIKIIDGTISEIRLMSNALMPSTLEDFGIGVALTTFVNNIKNTSGISIVFEDLTSENESKITKNQAINLFRIGQELVNNALKHAQAETIRISLSEFDDFISLFYFDDGVGFDLKHVKLGSGIINIKERVEMCNGHIQIHSKPRNTTVEIELPIEHE, from the coding sequence ATGCATTTAAGAACGCTGATATTAATTATTATAAATAGCCTTATTTTTTTGGTTATTCTAATGCTTTCCATCACTTTTTACAATCAGTTTTCAAAGGTTCTAGACGATAGAATATTACTGCAATTGAATTCTATTAAAACCTTAAAACAGATTCAGGTTGAAAACTTAATTAATACCGAGTGGCAGTATTTTTTAAATGATGAAAGTCAAGAATCTCATCCAGATCTTTCACAATTTGATCTTCCCGAAGCTCTACTTCAAACTACAGGTATTTACGATTTTACTAGCTATAATAAAAATAAGCGTAGTGCCATTGGATTTGTTTTGCATCGCGATGGAAAAACAAGAGTAGCGCTAATGAATCATCAAAAGATTAAAAATATTTTATTAGAGCGTGCCGGAATGGGGGAGAGTGGAGAATCGTATTTGGTTGGCGAAGATTTTACAATGCGATCGCAATCTCGCTTTTATCCAGAAAAAATACCTGCTACTATTACGGTTAAAACAGAAGGTGTTTTAGACGGCTTTTTAGGACAAGATGGACGCGGTGTTTTTCAGGATTATCGTGGTGTAGAAGTTTTTAGTGTGTATAGTCTTATAAGCATTTCTAAATTAAAACTCGTTATTCTATCAGAAATAGATATTAGCGAGGTTATGGCACCCTTAAAACAATTAAAAATAAGGTTATTGGGACTCATTATTTTAATAATGATTATTGCTATTATATTATCTATTTTTCTCACAAACATTATTACCAAACCAATAAATAATATGCGTAGAAGCCTTAACGTTATGGCGGCAGGCGATTATAGTCAAATAAATAAAATAGATAAAAGTTCTTATGAAATAAATGAAATGTTTGAAGCTTTAGATTTATTAAAAAAATCGTTACAAGGGGCTGTAACATATTCTAAAGAACTAGGTAAAATGAATTTAAACACGCACTATACACCTAAAGGAGAAAATGATGTTTTAGGTAAAAGTCTTATAAAAATGCGTGATAAACTGATTGAGTTTAGAAACAAAGAAAATGTAAATAGAATACACACCAAACGGCAATTGGTAGATGGTCTGGAAAACGAAAGGCACCGGTTATCGCGGGAATTACACGATGGTATTGGGCCGTTATTAACATCGTTAAAGTTTTATGTAGAAAATAAAGTTGAAGATAAAACGAAGAAGCAGGACATGATTAAAATTATAGATGGAACGATTTCCGAAATTCGTTTAATGTCTAATGCCTTAATGCCTTCAACTTTAGAAGATTTCGGAATAGGTGTGGCTTTAACCACCTTTGTTAACAATATAAAAAACACCTCTGGAATTTCTATAGTTTTTGAAGATTTAACTTCCGAAAATGAAAGTAAAATCACTAAAAATCAAGCCATAAATCTATTCAGAATTGGTCAAGAATTGGTAAATAATGCTTTAAAACATGCCCAAGCTGAAACGATTAGAATTTCCTTATCGGAATTTGACGATTTTATTTCTTTATTTTATTTTGATGATGGCGTAGGATTCGATTTAAAACACGTAAAACTAGGCTCCGGAATTATTAATATTAAAGAGCGCGTAGAGATGTGTAATGGGCACATACAAATACACTCTAAACCAAGAAATACCACAGTAGAAATTGAATTACCTATAGAACATGAATAA
- a CDS encoding heavy metal-binding domain-containing protein, translating to MIISTTPTLETQKITGYLGLVTGETIIGANFIKDFFAGIRDVVGGRSSSYEAVLREAKDSALKEMEERAKHLGADAIVGVDLDYETVGPNGGMLMVTASGTAVSL from the coding sequence ATGATAATTTCAACAACACCCACATTAGAAACTCAAAAAATAACAGGTTATTTAGGATTAGTAACTGGAGAAACCATTATTGGGGCTAATTTTATAAAAGACTTTTTCGCCGGAATTCGTGATGTTGTTGGCGGAAGGTCTAGTTCTTACGAAGCGGTTTTACGCGAAGCAAAAGATTCTGCTTTAAAAGAAATGGAAGAACGTGCCAAACATTTAGGGGCAGATGCCATAGTTGGCGTCGATTTAGATTACGAAACTGTTGGCCCAAATGGCGGCATGCTTATGGTTACAGCGTCTGGCACTGCTGTGTCATTATAA
- the gltX gene encoding glutamate--tRNA ligase gives MTKNVRVRFAPSPTGPLHIGGVRTALFNYLFAKKHNGTFVLRIEDTDQNRYVEGAENYIIDALNWCHIPFDEGPGKNEKFGPYRQSERKDLYKAYAEDLIASGNAYYAFDTAEALDAHRKDHEEKGKTFIYNWHNRLKLNNSLSLSAEEVQQKLDAGDDYVVRFKSPQDETLHLKDMVRGDIKIDTNILDDKVLFKSDGMPTYHLANIVDDHLMEISHVIRGEEWLPSLALHYQLYKAFGWDAPEFAHLPLILKPTGKGKLSKRDGDKLGFPVFPLEWIDPKTNDVSRGYKEDGYFAEAVINFLAFLGWNPGTEQELFSLDELVEAFDIERVHKAGARFDPDKIKWFNHHYMQEQNNDELAETFKAQHDELKDIDVNYIAMAVNLIKERATFISDLWDLSSYFFEAPKAYDEKAYKKAVKDDTRELLSELATLINTIEDFTAETLQNTVKAWITSKDIGFGKVMMPLRLALVGALQGPDVFDIMYMIGKQESINRIEQLATGI, from the coding sequence ATGACTAAAAATGTTCGTGTGCGATTTGCACCAAGCCCAACAGGACCCCTTCATATAGGTGGTGTTCGTACAGCTTTATTCAATTATTTATTTGCTAAAAAACATAACGGAACTTTTGTTCTACGTATTGAAGATACCGATCAAAATAGATATGTAGAAGGTGCCGAAAACTATATTATAGATGCCTTAAATTGGTGTCATATTCCGTTTGATGAAGGTCCAGGAAAAAATGAAAAATTTGGTCCGTACAGACAAAGCGAACGTAAAGATTTATATAAAGCCTACGCCGAAGATTTAATTGCTTCTGGAAATGCTTATTATGCTTTTGATACTGCCGAAGCTCTAGACGCACACAGAAAAGATCATGAAGAAAAAGGAAAAACCTTTATTTACAACTGGCATAACCGTTTAAAATTAAACAATTCGTTATCGCTTTCTGCAGAAGAAGTACAACAAAAATTAGATGCAGGCGATGATTATGTGGTTCGATTTAAATCGCCTCAAGACGAAACCTTACATTTAAAGGATATGGTTCGTGGCGATATAAAAATAGATACCAACATTTTAGATGACAAGGTATTATTTAAAAGTGATGGGATGCCAACTTACCATTTAGCGAATATTGTAGACGACCATTTAATGGAAATCTCGCATGTTATTCGTGGTGAAGAATGGTTGCCATCTTTAGCATTACACTATCAGTTATATAAAGCTTTTGGATGGGATGCTCCTGAATTTGCACATTTACCACTAATTTTAAAACCTACTGGAAAAGGAAAATTAAGCAAACGTGATGGCGATAAATTAGGATTTCCTGTGTTTCCTTTAGAATGGATTGACCCAAAAACTAACGATGTTTCTCGTGGTTATAAAGAAGACGGCTATTTTGCAGAAGCTGTAATTAATTTTCTAGCTTTTTTAGGATGGAATCCTGGAACAGAACAAGAATTATTTAGTTTAGACGAATTGGTTGAAGCTTTCGATATAGAACGCGTACATAAAGCTGGAGCACGTTTTGATCCCGATAAAATAAAATGGTTTAATCACCATTATATGCAAGAACAAAATAACGACGAGCTTGCAGAAACCTTTAAAGCGCAACACGACGAATTAAAAGATATCGATGTAAATTACATAGCTATGGCCGTGAATTTAATTAAAGAACGCGCTACGTTTATTTCTGATTTATGGGATTTAAGCAGCTACTTTTTTGAAGCGCCAAAGGCTTACGATGAAAAAGCATACAAAAAAGCTGTAAAAGACGACACTAGAGAGCTTTTAAGCGAATTAGCGACTCTTATTAACACTATAGAAGATTTCACTGCAGAAACGCTTCAAAATACGGTTAAAGCTTGGATTACTTCTAAAGACATAGGTTTTGGAAAAGTAATGATGCCACTACGATTAGCTTTAGTTGGTGCTTTGCAAGGGCCAGATGTTTTCGATATTATGTATATGATTGGTAAACAAGAGTCCATTAATCGTATAGAACAACTGGCTACTGGTATTTAA
- a CDS encoding T9SS type A sorting domain-containing protein has protein sequence MIHRILHLLGFVILSTQITYSQTPNEVIASEWLYSNFQNLQSQRTYELRKDFNQKGSAGETIRYGQYVNNVPVYNVSVAVHVSPNSEVTYHSGSFNNTISKINTEPNITSDEAINLAAKALGIEKTITQKESKLFVHEIDGATKLVYRVTTNSKTLNGFWETIIDAKTSEILSKKDIAHYHHDHDSGDDSDLNGMDLIEAKGKIFNPDPLSSTGEIYGGAFVDNNDSTNEYLDNARTDVSFKILNSENGIFKLKGKYLEIKEIQNPETGLFEQDSPDFSFTRDQDGFEAVNAYYHIDRSMRYINETLGIPLKSMYHDGLIYYDPHAFNGSDNSSYGGGILKFGTGGVDDGEDADVIIHELGHGIHEWLIKGGISQTEGLSEGFGDYWAQSYSRGIEGSNSSRSSSAYHNIFKWDGHNEFWGGRVTNYDAKYPEGLTGKIHKDGQIFASTLMEVWDYLGKVTTDKIVLEGLAMTTNSSTQADAIAAIRQAAIDMNLGCTDIEFITTVFNDRGYGLDAYECNKLSVDENVIARIQLYPNPAQTTIAFKNIIDEHRITIYNMMGQKILSKTITRANNAVNVSTLSKGMYVVSFENYTSNFKFIKQ, from the coding sequence ATGATTCACAGAATTTTACATCTGCTGGGTTTTGTAATTTTATCGACTCAAATTACCTACTCTCAAACACCAAATGAAGTGATTGCTTCAGAATGGTTATATTCAAATTTTCAAAATTTACAATCGCAAAGAACCTACGAACTTCGAAAAGATTTTAATCAAAAAGGGTCTGCTGGAGAAACCATTCGTTATGGTCAATATGTTAATAATGTGCCAGTTTATAATGTAAGTGTTGCAGTTCATGTTTCTCCAAATAGCGAAGTTACTTATCATTCAGGATCGTTTAATAATACCATTTCTAAAATTAATACAGAACCTAATATAACATCAGATGAAGCCATTAATTTGGCCGCAAAAGCTTTAGGTATAGAAAAAACAATTACTCAAAAGGAATCGAAACTTTTTGTACACGAAATTGATGGAGCTACTAAATTGGTGTACCGCGTAACAACAAATTCTAAAACTTTAAATGGGTTTTGGGAAACCATTATAGATGCCAAAACATCGGAAATACTTAGTAAAAAAGATATTGCTCACTATCACCACGACCATGATTCTGGAGACGATTCAGATTTAAATGGAATGGATTTAATAGAGGCTAAAGGGAAAATTTTTAACCCGGATCCTTTATCATCTACAGGAGAAATTTATGGAGGTGCTTTTGTAGATAATAACGATAGTACCAATGAATATTTAGATAATGCCAGAACCGATGTGTCTTTTAAAATTTTAAATAGTGAGAATGGAATATTTAAATTAAAAGGAAAGTATTTAGAAATAAAAGAGATTCAGAACCCAGAAACGGGTTTGTTTGAGCAAGATTCACCAGATTTTTCTTTTACACGCGATCAAGATGGTTTTGAAGCTGTAAATGCTTATTATCATATCGATAGAAGCATGAGATATATTAATGAAACTTTAGGTATCCCATTAAAATCTATGTATCATGATGGTCTTATTTATTATGATCCGCATGCGTTTAACGGTTCTGATAATTCATCATATGGTGGAGGTATTTTAAAATTCGGAACAGGTGGGGTAGATGATGGTGAAGATGCCGATGTTATTATACACGAATTAGGTCATGGTATTCACGAATGGTTAATTAAAGGAGGAATCTCTCAAACCGAAGGACTAAGTGAAGGCTTTGGCGATTATTGGGCACAATCGTACAGCAGAGGTATAGAAGGTTCTAATAGTTCGCGATCTAGTAGTGCTTACCATAATATTTTTAAATGGGATGGACATAACGAATTTTGGGGTGGTCGTGTAACCAATTACGATGCGAAATACCCTGAAGGTTTAACTGGTAAAATTCATAAAGACGGACAAATTTTTGCAAGTACTTTAATGGAAGTTTGGGATTATTTAGGAAAAGTAACCACCGATAAAATTGTGTTAGAAGGTTTAGCAATGACAACCAATAGTTCTACGCAAGCAGATGCCATCGCAGCCATTAGGCAAGCAGCTATAGATATGAATTTAGGCTGTACAGATATAGAATTTATTACTACCGTTTTTAATGATAGAGGATACGGTTTAGATGCTTACGAGTGTAATAAATTAAGTGTAGATGAAAATGTTATTGCAAGAATACAATTGTACCCAAATCCAGCACAAACCACTATTGCGTTTAAAAATATTATAGATGAACATCGCATAACTATTTACAATATGATGGGGCAGAAAATATTAAGCAAAACCATTACACGCGCTAATAATGCGGTAAATGTTTCAACTTTATCTAAAGGGATGTATGTAGTGTCTTTCGAAAATTATACAAGTAATTTTAAATTTATTAAGCAATAA
- a CDS encoding response regulator: MNKIKVIIADDHELFRNGLKELLIKHDDIEVAAMVGDGVQFMETIEAITDANIVLLDLTMPNMDGFEVLKRLKDKHASIKPIVISMHNDGNYIAKSAKAGAYGYLLKNTDEEELIQVIRTVSRDKKYFSPSISEKMINFMSEHNVSENILSNKEKEVLELISQGLTTKDIAAKLFVSTRTIETHRANILKKLEVKNTAELIKKATQINLI; this comes from the coding sequence ATGAATAAAATAAAAGTTATTATAGCAGACGACCACGAATTGTTTAGAAACGGTTTAAAGGAACTACTAATAAAACACGACGATATAGAAGTTGCTGCCATGGTAGGAGATGGGGTTCAGTTTATGGAAACTATAGAAGCTATTACAGATGCCAATATTGTTTTACTGGATCTTACCATGCCAAATATGGATGGTTTTGAAGTTTTAAAACGATTAAAAGATAAGCATGCTTCTATAAAACCAATTGTAATATCTATGCATAATGATGGCAATTATATTGCAAAAAGTGCTAAAGCTGGGGCGTATGGATATTTATTAAAAAATACAGATGAGGAGGAGTTAATTCAGGTAATTAGAACAGTAAGTAGGGACAAAAAATACTTTAGTCCGAGTATTTCAGAAAAGATGATTAATTTTATGTCTGAACACAATGTAAGTGAAAACATTTTATCTAATAAGGAAAAGGAAGTTTTAGAGCTTATTTCTCAAGGACTTACCACCAAAGATATTGCGGCAAAATTGTTTGTGAGTACTCGTACAATTGAAACCCATCGCGCTAATATTTTAAAGAAACTTGAAGTAAAAAATACAGCCGAATTAATTAAAAAAGCAACCCAAATAAATTTAATTTAG